The following proteins come from a genomic window of Maylandia zebra isolate NMK-2024a linkage group LG22, Mzebra_GT3a, whole genome shotgun sequence:
- the LOC101477550 gene encoding major histocompatibility complex class I-related protein 1 isoform X4 codes for MNVKMEKKMKCVLILLLCCHVASPGVHILQRMSGCEWDDETGEINGYDQYGYGGVDFLAFDSQTLTWIAPKPQAVITKMRFDAHERRFESNKNFLGHQCPEFLKEYLRYGRSFLQTAVFPSVSLIQKTSSSPVSCHATGFYPDRAVMFWRKDGEEIHEGVDPGESLPNNDGTFQMSIDLNVSSVTPEDWQRYDCVFHLSGMNEDMITKLDKTVIRTNREKPADTVTFISAAVVVLTVTIVTAVAFVAYKKKKVICSTSPPDDGSEQSERLNPQS; via the exons aTGAAcgtgaaaatggaaaaaaagatgaagtgTGTGCTCATATTACTCCTCTGCTGCCATGTTGCATCTCCAG GTGTTCATATTTTGCAAAGGATGAGTGGCTGTGAATGGGATGATGAGACTGGAGAGATTAATGGATATGATCAGTATGGCTATGGCGGAGTAGACTTTCTTGCATTTGACTCGCAGACACTGACATGGATCGCTCCTAAACCACAGGCTGTCATCACCAAAATGAGATTTGATGCTCATGAACGTCGATTTGAATCAAATAAAAACTTTTTAGGCCATCAGTGCCCTGAGTTTTTAAAGGAGTATTTGCGATATGGGAGGAGCTTTCTGCAGACAGCAG TTTTTCCCTCAGTGTCTCTCATCCAGAAAACTTCCTCCTCTCCAGTCAGCTGCCATGCTACAGGTTTCTATCCTGACAGAGCCGTGATGTTCTGGAGGAAAGATGGAGAGGAGATTCATGAAGGTGTGGATCCTGGAGAGAGCCTCCCCAACAATGATGGGACCTTCCAGATGAGTATTGATCTCAATGTTTCATCAGTCACACCTGAAGACTGGCAGAGGTACGACTGTGTGTTTCATCTCTCTGGTATGAACGAGGACATGATCACCAAACTGGACAAAACAGTGATCAGGACCAACAGGG AGAAGCCAGCTGACACTGTGACCTTCATCAGTGCTGCAGTGGTTGTTCTAACTGTCACCATTGTCACAGCTGTGGCATTTGTAGCttacaaaaagaagaaag tgatATGCTCTACATCCC CTCCTGACGATGGCTCTGAGCAGTCTGAGAGACTAAATCCACAAAGTTGA
- the LOC101481817 gene encoding major histocompatibility complex class I-related protein 1 isoform X2, which yields MKPVYLLLLCSNVVCPVKHSLVSFDTGSSGNPNISEFVGFPVIDGIQMAYYCDSSNKILEARQDWAKKILDTNPQMLESLTDYCFVDRPNLFRLWISSLKQQLNQSRAVHILQMIEGCEWDENTGEVTGLLQYGYDGEDFLKLDLKTLTWIALKPEADIVKQSWDADTTRMKDREKILTKICPEWLKMYVESGNSSLQRTVLPSVSLLQKTPSSPVSCHATGFYPNRPLMFWRKDGEELHEGVDPGEILPNNDETFQMSVDLNISSVTPEDWGRYDCVFHLSGGEDILVTKLNKTVIRTNWGKKIFNTDEEASSDMLFNTIAAVVVFVVLNLIAAAGFAVWKKRKDRRPTSSPDKGSELSERLNQQG from the exons ATGAAACCTGTGTATCTATTACTCCTCTGCTCTAATGTGGTATGTCCAG tgaaacactcATTGGTTAGTTTTGACACTGGTTCCTCTGGAAACCCAAACATCTCTGAGTTTGTGGGTTTCCCAGTAATTGATGGCATTCAGATGGCTTACTACTGTGACAGCAGCAACAAGATACTGGAAGCAAGACAGGACTGGGCGAAGAAAATATTAGATACCAACCCTCAGATGTTGGAGTCGCTCACTGATTATTGTTTTGTGGATCGGCCAAATCTATTCAGATTATGGATTTCTAGTTTGAAGCAGCAGTTAAACCAAAGCAGAG CTGTCCATATTTTACAGATGATAGAAGGCTGTGAATGGGATGAAAACACCGGAGAGGTTACGGGGCTTTTACAGTACGGATATGATGGAGAAGACTTTCTTAAATTGGATCTGAAGACGCTGACGTGGATCGCACTGAAACCAGAGGCTGACATTGTCAAACAGAGTTGGGATGCTGACACAACCAGAATGAAAGACCGTGAAAAAATCCTCACTAAGATTTGTCCAGAGTGGCTGAAGATGTACGTGGAGAGTGGCAACAGCTCTCTGCAGAGAACAG TTCTTCCCTCAGTGTCTCTCCTCCAGAAGACTCCCTCCTCTCCAGTCAGCTGCCACGCTACAGGTTTCTATCCTAACAGACCCTTGATGTTCTGGAGGAAAGATGGAGAGGAGCTCCATGAAGGTGTGGATCCTGGAGAGATCCTCCCAAACAATGATGAGACCTTTCAGATGAGTGTTGATCTGAATATTTCATCAGTCACACCTGAAGACTGGGGGAGGTACGACTGTGTGTTTCATCTCTCTGGTGGTGAGGACATCCTTGTCACCAAACTCAATAAAACTGTGATCAGAACAAACTGGggcaaaaaaatatttaacactgatgaag AGGCGTCCTCTGACATGCTGTTCAACACCATCGCTGCAgtcgttgtttttgttgttctcaATCTCATTGCTGCTGCTGGATTTGCTGTTTGGAAAAAGAGGAAAG acaGACGGCCAACATCTT ctcCTGACAAAGGATCTGAGCTGTCAGAGCGACTAAATCAACAAGGCTGA
- the LOC101481817 gene encoding major histocompatibility complex class I-related protein 1 isoform X1, with translation MKPVYLLLLCSNVVCPVKHSLVSFDTGSSGNPNISEFVGFPVIDGIQMAYYCDSSNKILEARQDWAKKILDTNPQMLESLTDYCFVDRPNLFRLWISSLKQQLNQSRAVHILQMIEGCEWDENTGEVTGLLQYGYDGEDFLKLDLKTLTWIALKPEADIVKQSWDADTTRMKDREKILTKICPEWLKMYVESGNSSLQRTVLPSVSLLQKTPSSPVSCHATGFYPNRPLMFWRKDGEELHEGVDPGEILPNNDETFQMSVDLNISSVTPEDWGRYDCVFHLSGGEDILVTKLNKTVIRTNWGKKIFNTDEEASSDMLFNTIAAVVVFVVLNLIAAAGFAVWKKRKGERFKETEFTSQPVADGKCSVRLFLLYFLH, from the exons ATGAAACCTGTGTATCTATTACTCCTCTGCTCTAATGTGGTATGTCCAG tgaaacactcATTGGTTAGTTTTGACACTGGTTCCTCTGGAAACCCAAACATCTCTGAGTTTGTGGGTTTCCCAGTAATTGATGGCATTCAGATGGCTTACTACTGTGACAGCAGCAACAAGATACTGGAAGCAAGACAGGACTGGGCGAAGAAAATATTAGATACCAACCCTCAGATGTTGGAGTCGCTCACTGATTATTGTTTTGTGGATCGGCCAAATCTATTCAGATTATGGATTTCTAGTTTGAAGCAGCAGTTAAACCAAAGCAGAG CTGTCCATATTTTACAGATGATAGAAGGCTGTGAATGGGATGAAAACACCGGAGAGGTTACGGGGCTTTTACAGTACGGATATGATGGAGAAGACTTTCTTAAATTGGATCTGAAGACGCTGACGTGGATCGCACTGAAACCAGAGGCTGACATTGTCAAACAGAGTTGGGATGCTGACACAACCAGAATGAAAGACCGTGAAAAAATCCTCACTAAGATTTGTCCAGAGTGGCTGAAGATGTACGTGGAGAGTGGCAACAGCTCTCTGCAGAGAACAG TTCTTCCCTCAGTGTCTCTCCTCCAGAAGACTCCCTCCTCTCCAGTCAGCTGCCACGCTACAGGTTTCTATCCTAACAGACCCTTGATGTTCTGGAGGAAAGATGGAGAGGAGCTCCATGAAGGTGTGGATCCTGGAGAGATCCTCCCAAACAATGATGAGACCTTTCAGATGAGTGTTGATCTGAATATTTCATCAGTCACACCTGAAGACTGGGGGAGGTACGACTGTGTGTTTCATCTCTCTGGTGGTGAGGACATCCTTGTCACCAAACTCAATAAAACTGTGATCAGAACAAACTGGggcaaaaaaatatttaacactgatgaag AGGCGTCCTCTGACATGCTGTTCAACACCATCGCTGCAgtcgttgtttttgttgttctcaATCTCATTGCTGCTGCTGGATTTGCTGTTTGGAAAAAGAGGAAAGGTGAGAGATTCAAAGAAACTGAGTTCACCAGTCAACCAGTAGCAGATGGGAAATGCTCAGTTAGATTATTTCTGTTGTACTTTTTACATTAG
- the LOC101477550 gene encoding major histocompatibility complex class I-related protein 1 isoform X3 — MNVKMEKKMKCVLILLLCCHVASPVKHSLKYFFTETPGAQSIPEFVVVAFVDEVQIGDSNSVREAKPKKDWIKFFEDHPQDLEWYRFQSNEIHHFFKATIETLRQRLNQTEGVHILQRMSGCEWDDETGEINGYDQYGYGGVDFLAFDSQTLTWIAPKPQAVITKMRFDAHERRFESNKNFLGHQCPEFLKEYLRYGRSFLQTAVSCHATGFYPDRAVMFWRKDGEEIHEGVDPGESLPNNDGTFQMSIDLNVSSVTPEDWQRYDCVFHLSGMNEDMITKLDKTVIRTNREKPADTVTFISAAVVVLTVTIVTAVAFVAYKKKKVICSTSPPDDGSEQSERLNPQS; from the exons aTGAAcgtgaaaatggaaaaaaagatgaagtgTGTGCTCATATTACTCCTCTGCTGCCATGTTGCATCTCCAG TAAAACACTCCTTGAAGTATTTCTTCACTGAAACTCCTGGAGCTCAGAGCATTCCTGAGTTTGTGGTTGTTGCATTTGTTGATGAAGTTCAGATAGGTGACTCCAACAGTGTAAGAGAagcaaaaccaaagaaagactGGATTAAATTCTTTGAGGATCATCCTCAGGACCTGGAGTGGTATAGATTTCAATCTAATGAaattcatcacttctttaaGGCTACCATTGAGACTTTGAGGCAACGTTTAAACCAAACTGAAG GTGTTCATATTTTGCAAAGGATGAGTGGCTGTGAATGGGATGATGAGACTGGAGAGATTAATGGATATGATCAGTATGGCTATGGCGGAGTAGACTTTCTTGCATTTGACTCGCAGACACTGACATGGATCGCTCCTAAACCACAGGCTGTCATCACCAAAATGAGATTTGATGCTCATGAACGTCGATTTGAATCAAATAAAAACTTTTTAGGCCATCAGTGCCCTGAGTTTTTAAAGGAGTATTTGCGATATGGGAGGAGCTTTCTGCAGACAGCAG TCAGCTGCCATGCTACAGGTTTCTATCCTGACAGAGCCGTGATGTTCTGGAGGAAAGATGGAGAGGAGATTCATGAAGGTGTGGATCCTGGAGAGAGCCTCCCCAACAATGATGGGACCTTCCAGATGAGTATTGATCTCAATGTTTCATCAGTCACACCTGAAGACTGGCAGAGGTACGACTGTGTGTTTCATCTCTCTGGTATGAACGAGGACATGATCACCAAACTGGACAAAACAGTGATCAGGACCAACAGGG AGAAGCCAGCTGACACTGTGACCTTCATCAGTGCTGCAGTGGTTGTTCTAACTGTCACCATTGTCACAGCTGTGGCATTTGTAGCttacaaaaagaagaaag tgatATGCTCTACATCCC CTCCTGACGATGGCTCTGAGCAGTCTGAGAGACTAAATCCACAAAGTTGA
- the LOC101477550 gene encoding major histocompatibility complex class I-related protein 1 isoform X1 — protein MNVKMEKKMKCVLILLLCCHVASPVKHSLKYFFTETPGAQSIPEFVVVAFVDEVQIGDSNSVREAKPKKDWIKFFEDHPQDLEWYRFQSNEIHHFFKATIETLRQRLNQTEGVHILQRMSGCEWDDETGEINGYDQYGYGGVDFLAFDSQTLTWIAPKPQAVITKMRFDAHERRFESNKNFLGHQCPEFLKEYLRYGRSFLQTAVFPSVSLIQKTSSSPVSCHATGFYPDRAVMFWRKDGEEIHEGVDPGESLPNNDGTFQMSIDLNVSSVTPEDWQRYDCVFHLSGMNEDMITKLDKTVIRTNREKPADTVTFISAAVVVLTVTIVTAVAFVAYKKKKVICSTSPPDDGSEQSERLNPQS, from the exons aTGAAcgtgaaaatggaaaaaaagatgaagtgTGTGCTCATATTACTCCTCTGCTGCCATGTTGCATCTCCAG TAAAACACTCCTTGAAGTATTTCTTCACTGAAACTCCTGGAGCTCAGAGCATTCCTGAGTTTGTGGTTGTTGCATTTGTTGATGAAGTTCAGATAGGTGACTCCAACAGTGTAAGAGAagcaaaaccaaagaaagactGGATTAAATTCTTTGAGGATCATCCTCAGGACCTGGAGTGGTATAGATTTCAATCTAATGAaattcatcacttctttaaGGCTACCATTGAGACTTTGAGGCAACGTTTAAACCAAACTGAAG GTGTTCATATTTTGCAAAGGATGAGTGGCTGTGAATGGGATGATGAGACTGGAGAGATTAATGGATATGATCAGTATGGCTATGGCGGAGTAGACTTTCTTGCATTTGACTCGCAGACACTGACATGGATCGCTCCTAAACCACAGGCTGTCATCACCAAAATGAGATTTGATGCTCATGAACGTCGATTTGAATCAAATAAAAACTTTTTAGGCCATCAGTGCCCTGAGTTTTTAAAGGAGTATTTGCGATATGGGAGGAGCTTTCTGCAGACAGCAG TTTTTCCCTCAGTGTCTCTCATCCAGAAAACTTCCTCCTCTCCAGTCAGCTGCCATGCTACAGGTTTCTATCCTGACAGAGCCGTGATGTTCTGGAGGAAAGATGGAGAGGAGATTCATGAAGGTGTGGATCCTGGAGAGAGCCTCCCCAACAATGATGGGACCTTCCAGATGAGTATTGATCTCAATGTTTCATCAGTCACACCTGAAGACTGGCAGAGGTACGACTGTGTGTTTCATCTCTCTGGTATGAACGAGGACATGATCACCAAACTGGACAAAACAGTGATCAGGACCAACAGGG AGAAGCCAGCTGACACTGTGACCTTCATCAGTGCTGCAGTGGTTGTTCTAACTGTCACCATTGTCACAGCTGTGGCATTTGTAGCttacaaaaagaagaaag tgatATGCTCTACATCCC CTCCTGACGATGGCTCTGAGCAGTCTGAGAGACTAAATCCACAAAGTTGA
- the LOC101477550 gene encoding major histocompatibility complex class I-related protein 1 isoform X2 produces the protein MNVKMEKKMKCVLILLLCCHVASPVKHSLKYFFTETPGAQSIPEFVVVAFVDEVQIGDSNSVREAKPKKDWIKFFEDHPQDLEWYRFQSNEIHHFFKATIETLRQRLNQTEGVHILQRMSGCEWDDETGEINGYDQYGYGGVDFLAFDSQTLTWIAPKPQAVITKMRFDAHERRFESNKNFLGHQCPEFLKEYLRYGRSFLQTAVFPSVSLIQKTSSSPVSCHATGFYPDRAVMFWRKDGEEIHEGVDPGESLPNNDGTFQMSIDLNVSSVTPEDWQRYDCVFHLSGMNEDMITKLDKTVIRTNREKPADTVTFISAAVVVLTVTIVTAVAFVAYKKKKAPDDGSEQSERLNPQS, from the exons aTGAAcgtgaaaatggaaaaaaagatgaagtgTGTGCTCATATTACTCCTCTGCTGCCATGTTGCATCTCCAG TAAAACACTCCTTGAAGTATTTCTTCACTGAAACTCCTGGAGCTCAGAGCATTCCTGAGTTTGTGGTTGTTGCATTTGTTGATGAAGTTCAGATAGGTGACTCCAACAGTGTAAGAGAagcaaaaccaaagaaagactGGATTAAATTCTTTGAGGATCATCCTCAGGACCTGGAGTGGTATAGATTTCAATCTAATGAaattcatcacttctttaaGGCTACCATTGAGACTTTGAGGCAACGTTTAAACCAAACTGAAG GTGTTCATATTTTGCAAAGGATGAGTGGCTGTGAATGGGATGATGAGACTGGAGAGATTAATGGATATGATCAGTATGGCTATGGCGGAGTAGACTTTCTTGCATTTGACTCGCAGACACTGACATGGATCGCTCCTAAACCACAGGCTGTCATCACCAAAATGAGATTTGATGCTCATGAACGTCGATTTGAATCAAATAAAAACTTTTTAGGCCATCAGTGCCCTGAGTTTTTAAAGGAGTATTTGCGATATGGGAGGAGCTTTCTGCAGACAGCAG TTTTTCCCTCAGTGTCTCTCATCCAGAAAACTTCCTCCTCTCCAGTCAGCTGCCATGCTACAGGTTTCTATCCTGACAGAGCCGTGATGTTCTGGAGGAAAGATGGAGAGGAGATTCATGAAGGTGTGGATCCTGGAGAGAGCCTCCCCAACAATGATGGGACCTTCCAGATGAGTATTGATCTCAATGTTTCATCAGTCACACCTGAAGACTGGCAGAGGTACGACTGTGTGTTTCATCTCTCTGGTATGAACGAGGACATGATCACCAAACTGGACAAAACAGTGATCAGGACCAACAGGG AGAAGCCAGCTGACACTGTGACCTTCATCAGTGCTGCAGTGGTTGTTCTAACTGTCACCATTGTCACAGCTGTGGCATTTGTAGCttacaaaaagaagaaag CTCCTGACGATGGCTCTGAGCAGTCTGAGAGACTAAATCCACAAAGTTGA